A single genomic interval of Alligator mississippiensis isolate rAllMis1 chromosome 15, rAllMis1, whole genome shotgun sequence harbors:
- the LOC132245720 gene encoding beta-keratin-related protein-like, which yields MFPSFPPVFQANLHCRNMSSYGQLISSRCYNPCEVTCPRPYADAWNEPCVTSCGDSRAVVYPPPVAITFPGPILASCPQESYVGTSEPQCIGGPYTAGGYLGYRGSVGTGYSYPSYSRQLNRYRYGGCGPC from the coding sequence AtgttcccctctttccctcctgtgTTTCAGGCCAACCTCCACTGCAGGAACATGTCTTCCTACGGACAGCTGATCAGCTCCCGCTGCTACAACCCCTGTGAGGTGACCTGCCCGCGGCCATATGCCGATGCCTGGAACGAGCCCTGCGTGACATCCTGCGGTGACTCCAGAGCCGTGGTCTACCCACCCCCAGTGGCCATCACCTTCCCCGGACCCATCCTCGCCTCGTGCCCCCAGGAGAGCTACGTGGGCACCTCAGAACCCCAGTGCATTGGCGGCCCATACACTGCCGGCGGCTACCTGGGGTACAGAGGCTCAGTGGGCACCGGGTACTCCTACCCCTCCTATTCCCGTCAGCTCAACAGATACCGCTATGGAGGCTGTGGGCCATGCTAA